Proteins co-encoded in one Spirosoma endbachense genomic window:
- the serS gene encoding serine--tRNA ligase — translation MLQLNFIRENKETTLAGLRKRHFANAEAVVEQVLTIDQQRRDTQRDLDDVLAQSNAKANQIGALMKAGDKAAADAAKTETAALKARSKELADTLRQLEADLQTVLVTIPNLPHSSVPEGRSADDNEVVLEHGEKPTLSESAQPHWELIKKYDIIDFELGVKISGAGFPVYKGKGARIQRAMINFFLDEALNAGFTEIQPPIVVNEDSGFGTGQLPDKEGQMYYVTEDKLYLIPTAEVPITNIYRDVILPESQLPVKNVGYTPCFRREAGSWGAHVRGLNRLHQFDKVEIVRIEKPENSYAALEEMSQHVQSLLQKLELPYRVLRLCGGDMGFTSALTYDMEVWSAAQQRWLEVSSVSNFETYQANRLKLRSKIDRGDGPGKMQLLHTLNGSALALPRILASILENNQTAEGIRIPKVLVPYCGFDVID, via the coding sequence ATGCTTCAACTTAATTTCATCCGCGAGAATAAAGAAACGACACTGGCAGGATTGCGCAAGAGACACTTTGCGAATGCTGAAGCCGTAGTTGAGCAGGTATTAACGATCGATCAGCAACGACGGGATACACAACGCGATCTCGACGATGTGTTAGCGCAATCGAATGCCAAAGCAAACCAGATCGGAGCCTTGATGAAAGCTGGTGATAAAGCGGCTGCCGATGCTGCTAAAACAGAAACCGCTGCACTGAAAGCCCGTTCGAAAGAGCTGGCCGATACATTGCGCCAGCTGGAAGCCGACCTGCAAACTGTTCTGGTAACTATACCCAATTTGCCCCATAGCAGTGTTCCTGAGGGACGTTCTGCTGACGATAACGAAGTTGTTCTGGAACATGGTGAGAAGCCAACCCTCTCAGAATCGGCTCAGCCACACTGGGAACTCATCAAGAAATACGACATTATCGATTTCGAACTGGGCGTTAAGATTTCGGGTGCTGGGTTTCCCGTTTATAAAGGGAAAGGTGCCCGCATTCAGCGAGCCATGATCAACTTCTTCCTGGATGAGGCATTAAACGCTGGATTTACAGAAATACAACCGCCTATCGTAGTCAATGAAGATTCGGGTTTTGGTACCGGGCAATTACCTGATAAAGAGGGCCAAATGTATTATGTGACTGAGGATAAGCTGTACCTGATTCCGACGGCTGAAGTCCCTATTACGAACATTTACCGTGATGTAATTCTGCCCGAGAGTCAGTTGCCGGTTAAAAATGTTGGCTATACACCTTGTTTTCGGCGGGAAGCGGGTTCATGGGGCGCACATGTACGCGGGCTGAACCGGCTGCACCAGTTCGATAAGGTGGAGATTGTACGAATTGAAAAGCCCGAAAATTCCTATGCGGCTCTGGAAGAAATGAGCCAGCATGTACAATCGCTGTTACAAAAGCTCGAATTGCCCTATCGGGTGTTGCGGCTCTGCGGTGGCGATATGGGCTTTACATCGGCTCTGACCTACGATATGGAAGTCTGGTCGGCGGCTCAGCAACGCTGGCTGGAAGTAAGTTCAGTGTCAAATTTTGAGACCTATCAGGCAAACCGATTGAAGCTTCGCTCAAAAATTGACCGGGGTGACGGACCTGGGAAAATGCAGCTTTTGCACACCCTCAACGGATCGGCCCTGGCCTTACCCCGAATTCTGGCGTCTATTCTGGAAAATAATCAAACCGCAGAAGGCATACGAATCCCGAAAGTATTGGTGCCATACTGCGGCTTTGACGTAATCGATTAA
- a CDS encoding DUF349 domain-containing protein, which yields MENASLVDEYGYVKDGKVFLKGYLDYEDRQIGEVKRTEQEALDYFKNRFIIAENKVGQLEKDIEEAQNKGSYLTKLVQLRKKLLGFDALGDFPPLLDRLDAQEKLLAELITVNQLKNLEIKNALIVEAEAIVNSTDWRATADALQEIKTKWIKTGPVDKSTEPEIEARFQELLDGFFQRRREFFNEQNKVIQERLDKYDELIRLAFRANRLGDLDAAFQEVRRLNNAWKMVGEVPIKKSGKLYKQFKRATTTFYAKYNEVKGIVIEKKIDPRIEAQMKMADEAERLSKQSDIFAAAERAKVLLNSWKEIRVPFKLQDKTLNERFRAACDKIFELSYLGRVLSRKYPAFELKSQAEQIRTKIREMEYLVKREKSDLQFALQDADGLDPNNDADKQVLNKINTQKRKIAMKETILREFQKQLETVGY from the coding sequence ATGGAAAACGCTTCACTGGTAGACGAATACGGTTACGTCAAAGACGGAAAGGTATTTTTGAAAGGCTACCTGGATTACGAAGATCGCCAGATTGGCGAAGTTAAACGCACCGAGCAGGAAGCGCTCGACTATTTTAAGAATCGCTTCATCATTGCTGAGAACAAAGTCGGCCAGTTAGAAAAAGACATTGAAGAAGCCCAGAACAAGGGTTCTTATCTGACTAAACTGGTTCAGCTTCGAAAAAAACTGCTCGGGTTTGATGCCCTCGGCGATTTTCCGCCCCTGCTCGATCGGCTGGATGCACAGGAAAAGCTACTGGCAGAGTTGATTACGGTCAACCAGCTCAAGAATCTGGAGATTAAAAATGCGCTGATCGTAGAAGCTGAAGCCATTGTTAATAGTACAGACTGGCGGGCAACGGCCGACGCCTTGCAGGAAATCAAGACGAAATGGATCAAGACCGGCCCAGTTGACAAGAGCACGGAACCCGAGATTGAAGCCCGATTCCAGGAATTACTGGATGGATTCTTCCAGCGTCGACGTGAATTCTTTAATGAGCAGAACAAGGTTATTCAGGAACGACTGGATAAGTACGACGAGCTCATTCGGCTGGCTTTCCGTGCGAATCGGCTTGGCGACCTGGACGCAGCTTTTCAGGAAGTGCGTCGGCTCAACAACGCCTGGAAAATGGTCGGCGAGGTTCCTATCAAGAAAAGTGGCAAACTCTATAAGCAATTTAAGAGAGCCACAACGACCTTTTATGCCAAATACAATGAGGTTAAAGGGATCGTTATTGAGAAGAAAATCGACCCGCGTATTGAAGCGCAGATGAAAATGGCCGACGAAGCCGAACGGCTCTCGAAACAGTCGGATATTTTCGCAGCCGCCGAACGGGCGAAAGTTCTGCTCAATAGCTGGAAAGAAATCCGGGTGCCCTTCAAGTTGCAGGATAAGACACTGAATGAACGCTTCCGGGCCGCCTGCGATAAGATTTTTGAGCTTAGCTACCTCGGTCGGGTCCTATCCCGTAAATATCCAGCCTTTGAACTAAAAAGTCAGGCAGAGCAGATTCGGACGAAAATCAGGGAAATGGAATACCTGGTCAAACGGGAGAAAAGCGATTTACAATTCGCGCTTCAGGATGCCGATGGTCTCGATCCCAACAATGATGCCGACAAACAGGTACTGAATAAGATAAATACCCAGAAGCGTAAGATCGCCATGAAAGAAACGATTCTGCGTGAATTCCAGAAGCAACTGGAAACAGTAGGATACTAG
- the ettA gene encoding energy-dependent translational throttle protein EttA, producing the protein MSQETIIFSMAGVSKNIPPNRQILKNIYLSFFYGAKIGVLGLNGSGKSTLLRIIAGIDKNYTGEVVFSPGYSVGMLEQEPQFAPGKTVREVVEEGVQEVVNLLKEFDEINEAFGDPDADFDKLIERQGEVQEKLDHYNAWELDQKLERAMDALRCPPSDAVIDNLSGGEKRRVALCRLLLQQPDVLLLDEPTNHLDAESVLWLEEHLRQYTGTVIAVTHDRYFLDNVAGWILELDRGEGIPWKGNYSSWLDQKQQRLAKEEKTESKRQKTLQRELEWVKMAPKARQAKSKARLGAYERLLDEDNRQKEERLEIFIPSGPRLGAKVIEAEDVAKAYGDRLLFEHLGFRLPQGGIVGIIGPNGAGKTTLFKLITGREKPDAGTFDVGETVKVAYVDQEHDGLDPNKTVFETISGGNEWIVIGGKQSNARAYVSRFNFAGADQEKKVGTLSGGERNRVHLAMTLKEGANLLLLDEPTNDLDVNTLRALEEGLENFAGCAVVISHDRWFLDRIATHILAFEGDSQVYWFEGNFSEYEENRRKRLGSDATPTRIKYKKLV; encoded by the coding sequence ATGAGCCAGGAAACCATAATTTTCTCCATGGCGGGCGTGAGTAAAAATATTCCGCCTAACCGACAAATCCTAAAGAACATATACCTTTCCTTTTTTTATGGTGCTAAAATTGGTGTTTTGGGCTTAAATGGCTCCGGTAAATCAACACTTTTACGCATCATTGCTGGTATTGACAAAAACTATACTGGTGAGGTAGTTTTTTCTCCTGGCTATTCGGTTGGCATGCTCGAGCAGGAACCGCAGTTTGCCCCCGGCAAGACTGTTCGGGAAGTAGTTGAGGAAGGTGTGCAGGAAGTTGTCAACTTACTCAAAGAATTTGACGAGATCAACGAAGCCTTTGGCGATCCTGATGCCGACTTCGATAAGCTGATTGAGCGGCAGGGCGAAGTACAGGAAAAACTTGATCACTACAATGCCTGGGAGCTCGATCAGAAGCTTGAACGGGCTATGGATGCGCTTCGTTGTCCGCCATCCGACGCTGTGATTGATAACCTCTCGGGTGGTGAAAAACGCCGGGTGGCCTTATGCCGTCTATTGCTTCAGCAGCCCGATGTTCTGTTGCTCGATGAGCCGACAAACCACCTGGATGCTGAATCTGTTCTTTGGCTGGAAGAACACCTACGCCAATACACAGGAACCGTCATCGCGGTAACACACGATCGCTATTTTCTGGATAACGTGGCTGGCTGGATTCTTGAGCTCGACCGGGGTGAAGGTATCCCCTGGAAAGGAAACTATTCGTCGTGGTTAGATCAGAAGCAACAGCGACTGGCAAAAGAAGAAAAGACCGAGTCGAAACGGCAGAAAACCCTCCAGCGCGAGTTGGAATGGGTTAAAATGGCTCCCAAAGCTCGCCAGGCTAAATCAAAAGCCCGACTTGGGGCTTATGAGCGATTGCTGGATGAAGACAATCGCCAGAAAGAAGAACGGCTTGAAATTTTCATTCCGTCGGGTCCGCGGCTGGGGGCGAAAGTTATTGAAGCTGAGGATGTTGCCAAGGCATACGGCGACCGACTTCTGTTCGAACATTTAGGGTTTCGACTACCACAGGGAGGTATTGTCGGTATTATTGGCCCGAATGGAGCCGGAAAAACAACACTTTTTAAATTGATTACCGGGCGCGAAAAACCTGATGCTGGAACGTTTGACGTAGGCGAAACGGTAAAAGTCGCTTACGTTGATCAGGAACATGATGGGCTTGATCCGAACAAAACCGTATTTGAAACCATTTCGGGTGGTAATGAGTGGATTGTGATCGGCGGCAAACAATCGAATGCGCGTGCATACGTGAGCCGGTTCAATTTTGCGGGAGCCGATCAGGAAAAGAAAGTCGGGACACTGTCGGGTGGTGAGCGCAACCGCGTCCATCTGGCTATGACCCTCAAAGAAGGGGCAAATTTGCTTTTGCTTGATGAGCCGACCAACGATCTGGATGTTAATACGTTGCGGGCGCTGGAAGAAGGGTTAGAGAACTTCGCCGGTTGTGCCGTAGTCATCAGCCACGACCGATGGTTCCTTGACCGGATCGCCACACACATTCTTGCCTTCGAAGGCGATTCGCAGGTGTACTGGTTTGAAGGTAACTTTTCGGAATACGAAGAAAATCGACGTAAACGCCTAGGTTCAGACGCCACACCAACCCGAATTAAGTACAAGAAGCTGGTCTGA
- a CDS encoding aminotransferase class IV: MHYGYFNGTIAPTDQLAVGVTDLGLLRGYGLFDYFLTYNGRPFQWDWYWERFQNSATRMHLPLPIGKSETYAILMTLLERSIAAGAPADMAFRFVMTGGYAPDSISVERANLLILTEEIHPVPQIHYDQGVKVILDEYVREMAEVKSTDYKRVILMAQAIKSAGASDLLYQKGGEISELSRSNFFIVKGDRLITPNRNILHGITRRTIIQLAQNDFKVQERPLMLSELYDAEEAFTTSSTKKVLPITQIGELTVGEGHVGPKSKFLLERFNELVKNW; the protein is encoded by the coding sequence ATGCATTACGGTTATTTTAACGGCACGATTGCCCCCACCGACCAGCTTGCTGTCGGCGTTACCGATCTTGGGCTACTTCGGGGTTATGGCCTGTTCGATTATTTTCTGACTTATAACGGTCGGCCATTTCAGTGGGATTGGTACTGGGAGCGGTTTCAGAACTCCGCTACGCGTATGCATCTGCCGCTACCGATTGGTAAGAGCGAAACCTATGCGATTCTGATGACGCTGCTTGAGCGTAGCATTGCCGCTGGTGCGCCCGCCGATATGGCATTCCGATTTGTAATGACTGGAGGCTATGCGCCCGACAGCATTAGTGTCGAACGGGCTAATCTGCTTATCCTGACCGAAGAAATTCATCCGGTTCCCCAGATCCATTATGATCAGGGAGTTAAAGTCATATTGGACGAGTATGTTCGGGAAATGGCCGAGGTGAAAAGCACTGATTACAAGCGGGTTATTTTGATGGCCCAGGCCATTAAATCAGCTGGGGCGTCGGATCTGCTGTATCAGAAAGGAGGAGAAATCAGCGAACTGAGCCGAAGCAATTTCTTTATCGTTAAAGGTGATCGGCTTATTACGCCCAATCGGAATATACTGCACGGGATTACGCGCCGAACAATTATTCAATTAGCGCAAAACGATTTTAAGGTTCAGGAACGGCCATTAATGCTTTCAGAGCTTTACGACGCTGAAGAAGCATTTACGACCAGTTCGACCAAAAAAGTGCTGCCTATTACCCAAATTGGTGAATTAACCGTTGGCGAAGGGCACGTTGGTCCCAAGTCAAAATTCCTGCTCGAACGGTTCAACGAACTGGTAAAGAATTGGTAA
- a CDS encoding KdsC family phosphatase: MAPIEERFKQIRTFIFDVDGVLTDGSVNLLATGERFRTVFIRDTYAIERALKAGFRIGILSSSNADGVRSWLTAMNVTAIFMGGPSDQKVNAYLGYIARDGLKEAEILYMGDDIPDYTILSRPVVFSTCPADAVAEIQAICKYISPVAGGRGAVRDVIEQVMKAQGKW, translated from the coding sequence ATGGCACCGATAGAGGAACGATTTAAACAAATCAGGACATTTATTTTTGACGTAGACGGCGTCCTGACCGACGGAAGCGTCAATTTACTAGCTACCGGCGAACGCTTTCGGACGGTTTTCATCCGGGATACGTATGCCATTGAACGGGCATTAAAGGCAGGATTTCGGATTGGTATTCTATCCTCTTCCAATGCGGATGGCGTTCGTAGCTGGTTAACAGCAATGAACGTTACAGCGATTTTTATGGGCGGCCCCTCCGACCAGAAAGTAAACGCCTATCTGGGCTATATCGCCCGCGACGGTTTGAAGGAAGCTGAAATTCTGTATATGGGAGACGATATACCTGATTACACCATTTTGAGCCGACCAGTTGTTTTCAGCACCTGTCCGGCCGATGCCGTGGCTGAGATTCAGGCAATTTGCAAGTATATATCGCCAGTGGCCGGTGGTCGCGGAGCGGTTCGCGACGTGATCGAGCAAGTCATGAAGGCCCAGGGAAAGTGGTAA
- a CDS encoding methyltransferase RsmF C-terminal domain-like protein yields MNLHELPTAGLPLTGLPLAFQARMKAQLGADFPAFEAALQQETPVSIRVNPRKMHFDTTGLEQVPWCSEGFYLAERPSFTLDPLFQAGAYYVQEASSMLLQEALKQTVNLTRPLRVLDLCAAPGGKSTLLASVLHPDSMLICNEVIRSRVSVLRENMDKWGYPNVVISNHDPEEMSNLAGFFDLIVVDAPCSGEGLFRKDPDAMQEWSEANVQLCSARQKRILAAAASLLDEGGTLIYSTCTYNDDENTENIHYLTENGFRSRPLILPPSWNVVEKESGDAVGYQCYPHRVRGEGFFISVFRKTAFTAAVKLDARTFRSIRALRPRETTSAMKWLQNPADFSLWEKPNGDVMALPKSLEKQFLFLDSAIRNKGFGLEMGQFKGTDFIPSHALALSTAINPGLSGVSLSKEDALHYFKKENLIFAEPVKGWQLAKYEGVNLGWVKGVGNRVNNYLPKDWRIRMDIKEYV; encoded by the coding sequence ATGAATCTTCATGAATTGCCCACGGCTGGATTGCCCCTGACTGGACTGCCCCTGGCGTTTCAGGCTCGGATGAAAGCGCAATTAGGCGCTGATTTCCCCGCCTTCGAGGCCGCCCTTCAGCAGGAAACGCCTGTTAGTATTCGGGTCAATCCCCGCAAAATGCATTTCGATACAACAGGCCTGGAGCAGGTTCCATGGTGTTCGGAAGGCTTTTATCTTGCGGAGCGGCCAAGCTTTACGCTTGATCCATTATTTCAGGCAGGAGCCTACTACGTGCAGGAGGCCTCCTCCATGCTCTTGCAGGAAGCTTTAAAGCAAACCGTAAACCTGACCCGCCCATTACGAGTGCTGGATCTATGTGCCGCTCCGGGCGGAAAAAGTACACTGTTGGCGTCAGTCCTGCATCCCGATAGTATGCTGATCTGTAATGAAGTTATCCGCAGTCGGGTGTCGGTGCTTCGCGAAAATATGGACAAATGGGGCTATCCGAATGTGGTTATCAGTAATCACGACCCCGAAGAAATGAGCAATCTGGCGGGCTTTTTCGATCTAATCGTTGTCGATGCGCCTTGCTCTGGTGAGGGGTTATTTCGGAAAGATCCCGATGCGATGCAGGAGTGGTCGGAGGCTAATGTGCAACTGTGTTCGGCTCGTCAGAAACGAATTTTAGCCGCGGCAGCCTCTTTACTGGACGAAGGCGGAACGCTGATTTACAGCACCTGCACCTATAATGACGACGAAAATACAGAGAATATCCACTACCTGACCGAAAACGGTTTTCGGAGCCGCCCGCTCATCCTGCCGCCCAGCTGGAATGTGGTTGAGAAGGAGTCTGGCGATGCCGTTGGTTATCAGTGTTATCCACATCGGGTTCGGGGCGAAGGATTTTTTATCAGTGTTTTTCGAAAAACAGCATTCACCGCAGCGGTAAAGCTGGATGCCCGCACGTTTCGTAGTATCCGGGCTTTGCGGCCGAGAGAAACGACATCGGCAATGAAGTGGCTGCAAAATCCGGCCGACTTTTCATTGTGGGAAAAGCCAAATGGCGATGTGATGGCTTTGCCGAAATCGTTGGAGAAGCAGTTTCTGTTTTTAGATAGTGCAATACGAAACAAAGGTTTTGGGTTGGAAATGGGGCAATTCAAAGGGACTGATTTCATTCCATCTCATGCGCTGGCATTAAGCACGGCCATTAATCCTGGCTTATCGGGTGTATCGTTAAGTAAGGAAGATGCCTTGCACTACTTTAAGAAAGAAAATCTGATATTTGCTGAACCTGTTAAAGGCTGGCAACTAGCTAAATACGAAGGAGTAAACCTGGGGTGGGTCAAAGGCGTTGGCAATCGGGTAAACAATTACCTGCCGAAAGACTGGCGCATTCGTATGGATATTAAAGAATACGTATGA
- a CDS encoding alpha/beta hydrolase, whose protein sequence is MKRIFTITGLLLATIVVGYVLGPSAHYDAIKEEPITLDPDLVKLEKSISESESKANLRPDNEARIVWADSLHKVKTPYSIVYIPGFTASWAEGDPVHKQLAKRFGCNLYLARTYGHGVDSPDALKDLTPSNYAGSAERALAIGKELGEKVIVMGTSAGGMLALYLAARHPEIQGLILYSPCIAVANPALKLVTKPWGQQIITQVFGGDHVVNAYNKPGRVRYWLPQYHTNGLITLQTMLDEYMTPEEFQKVKQPVFMGYYYKDEANQDKVVSVAAMLDMFNELGTPADKKQKVDFPNAGEHVIASYYTAGDLDGVYQSTEKFMKNVLNLPMAQGPAQTVAFRQNGGSTKK, encoded by the coding sequence ATGAAACGGATTTTCACCATCACGGGCCTTTTGCTGGCCACAATTGTTGTCGGTTATGTGCTCGGCCCATCGGCGCACTACGATGCTATAAAAGAAGAGCCAATCACCCTTGATCCGGATTTGGTAAAACTGGAAAAAAGCATTTCGGAGTCAGAAAGCAAGGCCAATCTTCGCCCTGACAATGAGGCTCGTATTGTTTGGGCAGATAGTCTGCACAAAGTCAAAACACCCTATAGTATCGTTTATATTCCGGGCTTTACGGCAAGCTGGGCTGAGGGCGACCCGGTTCATAAACAGCTGGCAAAGCGTTTCGGCTGTAATCTGTACCTGGCTCGTACCTACGGACATGGCGTTGATTCTCCGGATGCTCTAAAAGATCTGACACCCAGTAATTACGCCGGATCGGCCGAGCGGGCGTTAGCCATTGGGAAAGAATTAGGAGAAAAGGTAATCGTTATGGGTACATCGGCGGGAGGAATGCTGGCACTTTACCTGGCTGCCCGCCATCCTGAAATTCAGGGCCTGATCCTCTATTCGCCTTGTATTGCGGTCGCCAATCCGGCCTTAAAACTTGTTACAAAGCCCTGGGGGCAGCAAATTATTACGCAGGTATTTGGGGGCGATCATGTCGTTAACGCATACAATAAACCCGGTCGGGTTCGCTACTGGCTTCCCCAATACCATACCAATGGCCTCATTACCTTACAAACTATGCTGGATGAGTACATGACGCCCGAGGAGTTTCAGAAAGTGAAACAACCCGTGTTCATGGGCTATTATTATAAGGATGAAGCCAATCAGGATAAAGTTGTCTCGGTAGCGGCTATGCTCGATATGTTTAATGAGTTGGGGACGCCCGCTGATAAAAAACAAAAGGTCGATTTTCCGAATGCCGGTGAGCACGTAATTGCTTCCTATTATACGGCTGGCGACTTGGACGGTGTGTATCAATCCACCGAAAAATTCATGAAGAATGTGTTAAATCTCCCCATGGCACAAGGGCCAGCGCAAACTGTCGCATTTCGGCAGAACGGTGGTTCGACCAAAAAATAA
- a CDS encoding enoyl-ACP reductase FabI — MAYGLLNGKRGIISGALDENSIAWKVALKAKEEGATFTLTNAPIAMRMGAIKELAEQCNAEIIPADATSTEDIENLFTKSTEALGGKLDFVLHSIGMSPNVRKGKAYTDLNYEWFKQSIDISALSFHKMMQTAYKQDAINEWGSIVALTYMAAQRTFPFYGDMADAKAVLESIARSFGYKYGKYRKVRVNTVSQSPTPTKAGSGIGGFDKFFDFADKTAPLGNATADQCADYVVTLFSDLTRMVTMQNLYHDGGFSMTGISEEVMELITKE, encoded by the coding sequence ATGGCTTACGGATTACTGAACGGAAAACGCGGCATCATTTCCGGTGCCTTAGACGAAAACTCGATTGCCTGGAAAGTCGCTCTGAAAGCGAAAGAAGAAGGGGCTACATTCACGCTTACCAATGCACCGATTGCCATGCGTATGGGGGCCATCAAAGAATTGGCTGAACAGTGTAATGCTGAAATTATTCCCGCAGATGCTACCTCGACCGAAGATATCGAAAACCTGTTTACCAAATCAACCGAAGCGCTCGGCGGTAAACTGGACTTCGTTCTGCATAGCATCGGCATGAGCCCAAACGTACGGAAAGGCAAGGCATACACTGACCTCAATTACGAGTGGTTCAAACAGAGTATTGATATCTCGGCCCTGTCGTTTCATAAGATGATGCAAACTGCCTATAAACAGGATGCCATCAATGAATGGGGTTCGATTGTTGCCCTGACCTACATGGCGGCTCAACGGACCTTTCCGTTTTATGGCGATATGGCCGATGCTAAAGCCGTTCTGGAATCAATTGCCCGGAGCTTCGGCTACAAATATGGCAAGTATCGTAAGGTTCGGGTGAACACCGTTTCGCAATCGCCTACACCAACGAAGGCGGGTAGCGGAATCGGTGGCTTTGATAAATTCTTCGATTTTGCTGACAAGACGGCACCACTCGGCAACGCTACCGCCGACCAGTGTGCCGACTATGTTGTAACACTCTTCTCCGACCTTACCCGCATGGTCACGATGCAGAATCTATACCATGACGGTGGCTTCTCCATGACCGGTATCTCGGAAGAAGTGATGGAGTTGATCACCAAAGAGTAG
- a CDS encoding alkaline phosphatase D family protein encodes MKKLVTLGFIGCVVLAGCRSSKTDTASSQEQKTVTTIAFGSCSDQKRPQPLWDDIVAQKPDVWIWLGDNIYGDSESMDTLSAKYARQKSNPVYQQLRQSTSVIGVWDDHDYGVNDGGKEYPRRKESQQLMLDFLDVPTTSSLRKQEGAYSTHVYGPKGKQVKVILLDARYFRDPLKKDGKANVPDPSGDMLGEAQWQWLEKQLTNSDADIHIIGSGVQVLPEDHIYEKWANFPTSRQRLLDLLSKTKPKGAILISGDRHQAEVSKVSVPGLGYDLYDITSSGLTHVSAPHEEVNRHRVGAIVAQLNYGLITVDWNAKPLTATVRINGDERATYLTQQVKF; translated from the coding sequence ATGAAAAAACTGGTTACGCTCGGCTTTATTGGTTGCGTAGTACTGGCCGGATGCCGTTCGTCAAAGACTGATACGGCGTCATCTCAGGAACAAAAAACGGTCACTACAATTGCATTTGGATCGTGTAGCGACCAGAAACGGCCCCAGCCTTTATGGGATGATATTGTGGCGCAAAAACCCGATGTCTGGATATGGCTTGGCGATAACATTTATGGCGATTCGGAGAGTATGGATACGCTCAGTGCCAAATATGCCCGGCAAAAGTCGAACCCGGTTTACCAGCAGTTGCGGCAATCGACTTCCGTGATTGGCGTATGGGACGACCATGATTACGGCGTCAACGACGGTGGAAAAGAATACCCTCGCCGAAAAGAGAGCCAGCAGCTAATGCTTGACTTTCTGGATGTTCCAACGACCAGCTCACTGCGAAAACAGGAAGGAGCCTATTCTACCCACGTTTATGGGCCCAAAGGAAAGCAGGTAAAAGTAATTCTACTGGACGCACGCTATTTTCGCGATCCGTTGAAGAAAGACGGAAAAGCCAATGTACCAGACCCTTCCGGTGATATGCTGGGGGAAGCTCAATGGCAGTGGCTGGAGAAACAATTGACCAACTCCGATGCCGACATACACATTATCGGGAGCGGAGTTCAGGTTCTTCCCGAAGATCATATTTATGAGAAATGGGCTAATTTCCCCACCTCACGCCAACGGCTTCTGGATTTGTTGAGCAAAACAAAACCCAAAGGGGCCATATTGATTAGTGGGGATCGGCACCAGGCCGAAGTATCGAAAGTAAGTGTGCCAGGCTTAGGCTATGATTTGTATGATATCACCAGCAGTGGTCTGACCCACGTTTCGGCACCACATGAAGAAGTAAACCGGCACCGCGTCGGCGCAATTGTGGCCCAATTAAATTACGGCCTGATTACCGTAGACTGGAATGCTAAGCCATTAACGGCCACTGTCCGAATAAACGGCGATGAACGGGCAACCTATCTGACGCAGCAGGTTAAATTTTGA